In Spirochaetota bacterium, a genomic segment contains:
- a CDS encoding 2-hydroxyacyl-CoA dehydratase, with protein sequence MEKSNEMLMKPFSKALSELNNPYIQDAQSKGKKVIGLFCSYIPPELIEAGGMVPFRVKGKPGRDIGAGTTYLSARLCTFSRNALTLVLENDYSFLNGFIGCNTCDHIRRTSQNWIVKKPANFTHFLHIPRVYGKENISFFRDQLINLKKELEQWSGKKISDDDLRAVSLKYNKARGILRRLSTLRKAGNPALSGSEMLTISVAYHQMPVDDFIPAAESLLDSLDKEKLSVKGSTGKARLLLCGGMIDEPEYVAFVEEQGIDIVADAVCFGMRSYRDDVDMNKDPMEAIAERALTHFPCPHIGDSFEKRWDTIREIYDEYKADGIIFQKLKFCQIWGVDSYNMTPKCQELGIPFLNLEREYGFFSTGQLKTRLQAFTELIEERKAAV encoded by the coding sequence ATGGAAAAGTCTAATGAGATGCTTATGAAGCCTTTCAGCAAGGCTTTATCGGAGCTGAACAATCCGTACATACAGGATGCTCAGTCAAAAGGCAAAAAGGTTATCGGCTTGTTCTGCTCGTACATTCCGCCGGAGCTCATAGAGGCGGGCGGCATGGTCCCGTTCCGGGTGAAAGGAAAACCGGGAAGGGACATAGGAGCGGGAACAACGTATCTAAGCGCGCGCCTGTGCACGTTTTCCAGGAATGCCCTGACGCTGGTATTGGAAAACGATTATTCATTTCTGAACGGTTTTATCGGCTGCAACACCTGCGATCATATCCGGCGGACATCCCAGAACTGGATCGTAAAGAAGCCGGCCAATTTCACGCATTTTCTTCATATCCCGCGGGTTTACGGGAAGGAGAACATCAGTTTTTTCAGGGACCAGCTGATAAACCTGAAAAAGGAGCTGGAGCAGTGGTCCGGGAAAAAAATAAGCGACGATGATCTGCGCGCGGTGAGCTTGAAATACAACAAGGCGCGCGGGATTTTGCGGAGGCTTTCGACGCTGAGAAAGGCCGGCAATCCGGCTTTGAGCGGCTCGGAAATGCTTACCATATCGGTGGCGTATCACCAGATGCCCGTGGATGATTTTATCCCGGCCGCGGAGTCCCTTCTGGATAGCCTGGATAAGGAGAAGCTTTCCGTCAAAGGGAGTACCGGGAAGGCGCGCCTCCTCCTCTGCGGCGGCATGATCGACGAGCCGGAATACGTGGCTTTTGTCGAAGAGCAGGGTATTGACATCGTGGCCGACGCTGTCTGCTTTGGCATGCGGAGCTACCGGGACGATGTCGACATGAACAAGGACCCCATGGAAGCGATCGCGGAGCGGGCCCTGACTCATTTCCCCTGTCCGCATATCGGCGACTCCTTTGAAAAGCGGTGGGACACCATCAGGGAGATATATGATGAGTATAAGGCCGACGGTATCATATTCCAGAAGCTGAAGTTCTGCCAGATCTGGGGCGTTGATTCGTACAACATGACACCCAAGTGCCAGGAACTGGGCATCCCCTTCCTCAACCTTGAGAGGGAATACGGGTTTTTCTCGACCGGGCAGTTGAAGACGCGCCTTCAGGCGTTTACTGAATTAATTGAAGAAAGAAAAGCGGCGGTATAG
- a CDS encoding NAD(P)/FAD-dependent oxidoreductase, translating to MGKKGDNAKKKVVVIGSGLGGAASAALLAKSGFDVTLLESNDFQGGRCATLERKGFQYDFGVHMFSRGDSGPHGQVNRELGGNLRWVKKDPPCHVMGKMEFDFPLDIKPLKRQIYLARQLKIGPANLPGVFFLFRSLLNPRSVEQYDNITLRDYVSRFTSDDNVHLFLNCLCQLYFAMSYKESSAGEFIWCFTRMFNNASFGYPQGGGSAIPGSFLDVFKDSGGSLLYGQPVHSIVVKNGAAVGVRTAKKFYPADIVISNAGINRTIDMAGKKNFPGSYTEKAQSYVYSNAYITIKYALSRPVIPYPVVFYMPDMPGHSVFDYIRDRTVPDDPYIFLPVPSNQDPGLAPRGQQLVIAGTAAPSGASKKLCEAIIDRVDRRVRALFPALEKAIIWKITSVSEDTSRLTHQGNGACIGLGQVPGQVGEHRPSLETPLKNLWLVGADAGSRGIGTEMASGSALNLAAVIRERY from the coding sequence GTGGGAAAAAAGGGTGACAATGCAAAAAAGAAGGTGGTGGTGATCGGGTCCGGTCTGGGCGGGGCCGCGTCCGCGGCTTTGCTCGCCAAATCAGGATTTGACGTGACACTGCTGGAGAGCAACGACTTCCAGGGGGGGCGCTGCGCCACCCTGGAGCGAAAGGGTTTCCAGTACGATTTCGGCGTCCACATGTTCAGCCGGGGCGATTCCGGGCCCCACGGCCAAGTCAACAGGGAGTTGGGGGGCAATCTGCGGTGGGTAAAGAAGGACCCTCCCTGCCATGTTATGGGCAAGATGGAGTTCGATTTTCCCCTCGATATCAAGCCATTGAAGCGCCAGATATACCTGGCCCGGCAGCTGAAGATAGGCCCGGCGAACCTGCCCGGCGTCTTTTTCCTGTTCCGGTCGCTTTTGAATCCCAGGTCAGTTGAGCAATATGACAATATTACGCTGAGAGACTATGTTTCGCGCTTCACCTCCGATGATAATGTGCATCTTTTCCTGAACTGCCTGTGCCAGCTCTATTTCGCCATGTCCTACAAGGAATCGTCGGCCGGGGAGTTCATCTGGTGCTTTACGCGGATGTTCAACAACGCCTCCTTCGGGTATCCGCAGGGGGGCGGCAGCGCAATCCCCGGTTCCTTCCTCGATGTCTTTAAGGATTCGGGCGGCTCCCTCTTATACGGCCAGCCGGTGCATAGCATCGTGGTAAAAAACGGCGCCGCCGTAGGCGTCAGGACCGCTAAGAAGTTCTATCCCGCGGACATCGTCATTTCAAACGCGGGAATCAACCGCACCATCGATATGGCGGGAAAAAAGAATTTTCCCGGATCCTACACGGAAAAGGCCCAATCCTATGTCTATTCCAACGCCTACATAACGATCAAGTACGCCCTGAGCCGGCCGGTCATTCCCTACCCGGTGGTTTTCTACATGCCGGACATGCCCGGCCACAGCGTCTTTGACTATATACGGGACAGGACCGTACCGGATGATCCCTATATTTTTCTGCCCGTGCCATCCAACCAGGACCCGGGCCTAGCGCCCCGGGGGCAGCAGCTGGTCATAGCGGGAACCGCGGCGCCCTCCGGCGCTTCCAAGAAGCTGTGCGAAGCCATCATAGACCGCGTGGACAGGAGGGTCAGAGCCCTTTTCCCGGCCCTGGAAAAGGCCATCATCTGGAAAATAACCTCTGTCTCGGAGGACACCAGCCGGCTCACGCACCAGGGGAACGGGGCCTGCATAGGCCTGGGGCAGGTGCCCGGACAGGTGGGGGAGCACCGGCCGTCGCTGGAAACGCCGCTGAAGAACCTGTGGCTCGTGGGCGCCGACGCCGGATCGCGGGGCATCGGCACCGAGATGGCCTCGGGAAGCGCCCTTAACCTGGCGGCGGTCATCAGGGAGAGATATTGA
- a CDS encoding AraC family transcriptional regulator: MASLETITNNFIYFAGGVSLLVAVSELFVRNRRTENLISFSLFVTFGILMFQIGFIIDRTVLQYPQLFYLNLTFLYLVGTVGYFAYFLLVFPTDTLPARMIFYALPSLVALVFDIYFMTMSPEAQVRLLHEHIYSGDMYHHTPVCFLFAGAGLQIFIYLGVLFVRFLMIWIREGFTPVVFVSFSYLTYTIVAADMVIAGYVLHSLVLLKWGCFMMAALFISSFPLSQRFPRFLQLIIDESEKKARVKSLIDNLDVDRTILRLKECMTEKKMFMNEDLTLKDLADELSITVHQLSQVLNERLATNFNNFVNRYRINESKMILLDEPDRSVISIAFMVGFNTKSSFYNAFSRFTGTSPQDYRRENL, encoded by the coding sequence ATGGCGTCACTGGAAACAATCACAAATAATTTTATTTATTTTGCTGGGGGCGTATCCCTTCTTGTCGCGGTGAGCGAGCTTTTTGTCAGGAACCGCCGCACTGAAAATTTAATTTCCTTCTCGCTGTTCGTCACCTTTGGCATCCTGATGTTCCAGATCGGTTTTATCATCGACAGGACGGTGCTTCAATACCCGCAGCTCTTCTACCTGAACCTGACGTTCCTGTACCTGGTGGGGACCGTCGGCTATTTCGCCTATTTTCTTCTTGTCTTCCCCACGGATACGCTGCCGGCGAGAATGATATTCTACGCTCTGCCCTCACTTGTCGCACTGGTGTTTGACATATATTTCATGACCATGTCTCCGGAGGCGCAGGTGCGGCTACTCCACGAACACATTTATTCGGGCGACATGTACCATCATACGCCGGTATGCTTTCTTTTCGCCGGCGCGGGGCTGCAGATATTCATCTACCTGGGTGTTCTCTTTGTCCGATTTCTTATGATCTGGATAAGGGAAGGGTTCACGCCGGTGGTATTTGTATCGTTCAGCTATCTCACATACACGATAGTCGCGGCCGATATGGTCATTGCGGGCTATGTGTTACATTCTCTCGTGCTGCTGAAATGGGGATGTTTCATGATGGCGGCCCTCTTCATCAGCTCGTTCCCCCTCAGCCAGCGCTTTCCCAGGTTTTTGCAGCTCATCATCGATGAATCGGAGAAGAAGGCCCGCGTCAAGTCCCTCATCGACAACCTGGACGTAGACCGGACCATCCTCCGCCTCAAGGAATGCATGACGGAAAAGAAGATGTTCATGAACGAAGACCTCACCCTGAAGGACCTGGCCGATGAGCTTTCCATCACCGTTCACCAGCTATCACAGGTCCTCAATGAACGTCTCGCAACCAATTTCAACAATTTCGTAAACCGGTACCGGATCAATGAGTCAAAGATGATACTTCTCGACGAGCCGGACCGGTCTGTCATTTCCATAGCCTTCATGGTGGGCTTCAATACCAAGTCTTCGTTCTATAATGCCTTCTCGCGTTTCACCGGAACCTCCCCGCAGGATTACCGGCGGGAAAATCTATAA
- a CDS encoding MBL fold metallo-hydrolase, with amino-acid sequence MKRKSSPQWNGAMFSNQVRTIVGTPKSFKNTLWLWITGREERRPRKQIELPRISPLVQEEPDSAALNVTWLGHSTVLIEIDGRRYLTDPIWSKRCSPVPMAGPARFFDVPIGLDDIARLDGVIISHDHYDHLDEATIRKLAGRDTIFYVPLGVGTYLKRWGVQPDRVSEFDWWDEAVLGGGHRLIAAPARHFSGRLGPLQKNNTLWASWIIEGPAHRVYFGGDSGYHPGFKEIGDKHGPFDITMLEIGAYHPNWGDIHLGPENALRAHRDLRGRALMPIHWGTFQLALHSWTEPAEQVRAGAKEQGISLIMPVPGRKVDGIAEAADSGWWMKI; translated from the coding sequence ATGAAAAGAAAAAGTTCACCCCAATGGAACGGCGCTATGTTCAGCAACCAGGTGCGAACCATTGTGGGCACCCCGAAGAGCTTTAAAAACACGCTCTGGCTCTGGATAACCGGCAGGGAGGAGAGGCGTCCCCGGAAGCAAATAGAGTTACCCCGGATTTCACCACTGGTTCAGGAAGAGCCGGACAGCGCGGCCCTCAATGTAACCTGGCTGGGACACTCCACGGTGCTCATAGAGATAGACGGCAGGCGCTATCTTACCGATCCGATATGGAGCAAACGCTGCTCACCGGTGCCGATGGCGGGACCGGCGCGGTTCTTCGATGTGCCCATCGGGCTGGATGACATAGCCCGCCTCGACGGCGTGATAATCTCCCATGACCATTACGATCACCTCGATGAGGCAACCATCAGGAAACTGGCGGGGCGAGATACGATCTTTTATGTTCCCCTCGGGGTTGGGACTTATTTGAAAAGATGGGGCGTCCAGCCGGACCGTGTGTCCGAGTTTGACTGGTGGGACGAGGCCGTCCTCGGCGGAGGGCACCGCCTCATCGCAGCGCCGGCCCGGCATTTTTCCGGCCGCCTCGGGCCTTTGCAGAAAAATAACACACTCTGGGCCTCATGGATCATCGAGGGCCCGGCGCACCGGGTTTACTTCGGCGGAGACAGCGGCTATCATCCCGGCTTTAAAGAGATTGGCGATAAGCATGGGCCTTTTGACATCACCATGCTGGAGATCGGCGCCTATCATCCCAACTGGGGCGATATCCACCTTGGTCCGGAAAACGCCCTGCGGGCCCACCGGGACCTTCGGGGCAGGGCCCTGATGCCGATCCACTGGGGCACCTTCCAGCTTGCCCTCCACAGCTGGACCGAGCCGGCGGAGCAGGTCCGCGCCGGAGCGAAGGAACAGGGCATTTCCCTGATCATGCCGGTGCCTGGCCGGAAGGTTGACGGTATCGCGGAAGCGGCTGATTCCGGATGGTGGATGAAGATATGA
- a CDS encoding MBL fold metallo-hydrolase, producing the protein MNKKSIIAIIIVASLILSVVAFLRAKASQVNAGREEINAFLDKTSYKAFPDAGTVSRLTILPLVDFYADDKNLMTEPGVSYLVKADNTTILLDVANDRKKIHPSPLLSNMKALNAKPSDIDMIFITHIHLDHVGGMREGRVGEFSLSQGPVELKAIPVYSPGPLKPSKWNPGPAVQVVSDPIVIAPGIASLGVIPRHLFMFGRTDEQVLAINLKGKGIVLIVGCGHPSAERIIQRAKMLYREPIYAIIGGLHYPVNGGRGNIGPINIQYIVAADRAPWNGINEKDVDQAIDTIRKENIRVISLSPHDSSDWSLERFRKAFPKKYVDLKVGKEIIL; encoded by the coding sequence ATGAATAAAAAGTCAATAATAGCAATAATAATAGTGGCGTCACTGATCCTGTCGGTTGTTGCGTTTCTCAGGGCCAAGGCGTCGCAGGTCAATGCCGGCAGGGAGGAGATAAACGCTTTCCTGGATAAAACGTCGTACAAGGCTTTTCCCGATGCCGGGACCGTCAGCAGGCTCACCATCCTTCCCCTTGTCGATTTTTACGCTGACGACAAGAATCTGATGACGGAGCCGGGCGTGTCCTACCTGGTGAAGGCCGACAACACCACGATACTCCTTGACGTGGCGAACGACAGGAAAAAAATCCATCCCTCGCCGCTGCTGAGTAACATGAAAGCCCTTAACGCAAAGCCCTCGGACATCGACATGATCTTTATTACCCATATTCACCTTGACCATGTCGGGGGAATGAGGGAAGGAAGGGTCGGAGAATTCTCCCTGTCCCAGGGACCGGTAGAGCTCAAGGCTATCCCGGTCTATTCGCCGGGGCCCCTCAAGCCGTCGAAATGGAATCCCGGTCCCGCGGTTCAGGTGGTAAGCGATCCGATAGTTATCGCCCCTGGCATCGCGAGCCTCGGCGTGATACCGCGGCATCTCTTCATGTTCGGCAGGACGGACGAGCAGGTGCTGGCGATTAACCTTAAAGGGAAGGGCATCGTGCTGATCGTGGGCTGCGGCCATCCCTCGGCGGAGCGGATCATCCAGAGGGCGAAGATGCTCTACAGGGAGCCCATCTACGCCATTATCGGCGGGCTCCATTACCCGGTCAATGGCGGCAGGGGCAATATCGGGCCCATCAACATCCAGTACATAGTAGCTGCGGACAGGGCGCCGTGGAACGGCATCAATGAGAAGGATGTGGATCAGGCCATAGATACAATCCGGAAAGAGAATATCCGGGTTATTTCCCTATCGCCCCATGACAGCTCCGATTGGAGCCTGGAGCGGTTCAGGAAGGCCTTTCCGAAGAAATATGTTGACCTGAAGGTCGGGAAGGAGATCATTCTTTAA
- a CDS encoding NAD(P)/FAD-dependent oxidoreductase, whose product MGKIKKADVIVIGGGPVGSYFAGQIGLLGHRVHVFEKRKKHDVRKELGFIHFDVPCYGQLSLPRPLSDSRVLKGTFTENWQIPLTEELKFQVPCSTDILSMNGFSRWIASHAETSGNVLFHYESPFLRPITDGSWVRGAEIGGAGEVFGGIVVDCTGREAVVRNSLPAECHVSPLAARPLRTFTLHMERWRCHGSFPTGSNTYVCYKGFANQVGPSETLVGLSTFGDMAHTRAAHREFTAHHLGGVDHDVASVYSGTVPFDFPPASLVGDGFVSLGDAAFQNKPFNGEGIASGMEAARIAVPVIAEALRGGPVLRKNLWHYNSAYFRGVGAGFAKIRGICEMLVDLSPREFDWLYRMKFITRKDVAAAWFKQKSAKGPLDLIRLTLNGLRNRELFKKLIEALRLGASLGSLYRIYPLLPSRIEEWESRLDDILLRHGIHLQENRTV is encoded by the coding sequence ATGGGAAAGATAAAGAAAGCGGATGTGATAGTTATCGGCGGCGGACCGGTGGGGTCCTACTTCGCGGGACAGATTGGCCTCCTGGGCCACAGGGTCCACGTGTTCGAAAAAAGAAAAAAACATGATGTAAGGAAAGAGCTCGGCTTCATCCACTTCGATGTGCCCTGCTACGGGCAGCTGTCCCTTCCCAGGCCCCTATCGGACAGCCGCGTATTGAAAGGCACCTTCACGGAAAACTGGCAGATTCCTCTCACCGAGGAGCTCAAATTCCAGGTTCCCTGCAGCACTGATATCCTGTCGATGAACGGTTTCTCCCGGTGGATCGCCAGTCACGCGGAAACCTCGGGAAACGTTCTGTTCCATTACGAGTCGCCCTTCCTGCGTCCCATAACCGACGGGTCATGGGTGCGGGGCGCGGAGATCGGCGGAGCAGGCGAGGTCTTCGGCGGCATCGTCGTGGACTGCACCGGCAGGGAGGCGGTCGTGCGAAATTCCCTGCCGGCGGAATGCCACGTCTCCCCCCTGGCGGCGCGGCCACTCCGGACCTTCACCCTTCACATGGAGCGGTGGCGCTGCCACGGCTCCTTTCCGACGGGGAGCAATACCTATGTATGCTACAAGGGCTTCGCGAACCAGGTGGGGCCCTCGGAAACGCTGGTGGGACTATCAACGTTCGGGGACATGGCGCATACCCGCGCCGCGCACCGCGAGTTCACCGCCCATCACCTGGGCGGCGTCGATCATGATGTCGCGTCGGTCTACTCCGGCACCGTTCCCTTTGATTTCCCCCCGGCTTCCCTGGTTGGGGACGGCTTCGTATCCCTGGGCGATGCGGCCTTTCAGAACAAGCCCTTCAACGGCGAGGGGATCGCCTCCGGCATGGAAGCGGCCAGGATCGCTGTGCCGGTCATCGCCGAGGCCCTTCGCGGAGGGCCCGTCCTGCGAAAAAATCTCTGGCATTACAATTCGGCATATTTCAGGGGCGTCGGGGCCGGTTTCGCGAAGATACGGGGCATCTGCGAGATGCTGGTGGACCTGTCGCCCCGCGAGTTCGATTGGCTCTACCGGATGAAATTCATAACGCGCAAGGATGTGGCAGCCGCGTGGTTTAAACAGAAATCCGCCAAGGGTCCGTTGGACCTGATCAGGCTCACCCTGAACGGCCTCCGCAACCGGGAGCTGTTTAAAAAGCTCATCGAGGCCCTCCGACTCGGGGCCTCCCTCGGGTCATTGTACCGCATCTATCCGCTCCTTCCGTCGCGGATAGAGGAATGGGAATCACGCCTGGACGACATCCTGCTGCGTCACGGCATACATCTTCAGGAAAACCGCACTGTTTAA
- a CDS encoding serine/threonine-protein phosphatase, with the protein MKIKPVSLKFDLALEQEFIKDYNINSLSFIRLALILTIVLYAMFAILDIWIIPVTRPVAWLIRFGIVIPFVAAMIALSYVKKFQPYTQSALLLTGVVTGFGISAMIAFTKACEIGYQRYYAGLMLVIFGIYTILRLRFYYAIISSLIVVASYEIVAVFVQGLTEGGFAGRRFLIFINNNFFFLSATCIGIFASFTLEYYIREVFKQRKTIDDDRHRIKTLLDTYGKQLALARTIQRSIMPDIPPHIDRALVTMMYKPMEELGGDYYDFIPLGEGKTGFFISDVTGHGIPAALVTTMLKTVVRSTREIAWDPGNFLAHLNSRLANLASVGFVTACYGVLDMPAMEFLYARAGHPFPILVRDGSASALESRGGFIGPMQKNNFETKSVSLKPGDRILLYTDGLIEAENEKGELFEHVLLDKMPQHLGDAQTGFLDAIYASLVSFRGDDHFEDDICMVGIEITR; encoded by the coding sequence ATGAAAATAAAACCCGTTAGCCTGAAATTCGATCTCGCCCTTGAACAAGAATTCATCAAGGATTACAACATAAACTCGCTTTCCTTTATACGCCTGGCCCTTATCCTGACGATAGTTCTTTACGCAATGTTCGCCATCCTTGATATCTGGATCATACCGGTGACCAGGCCCGTCGCGTGGCTTATACGGTTCGGTATCGTTATTCCATTCGTGGCCGCCATGATCGCTCTTTCCTACGTAAAAAAGTTCCAGCCCTATACCCAGTCGGCGCTTCTCTTGACAGGTGTCGTTACCGGCTTCGGTATTTCAGCCATGATCGCATTTACGAAAGCATGCGAGATCGGTTATCAGAGGTACTACGCTGGCCTGATGCTCGTCATTTTCGGGATCTATACTATCCTCCGGTTGAGATTTTACTACGCCATCATATCATCGCTGATAGTCGTGGCGTCGTACGAAATCGTCGCGGTGTTCGTCCAGGGCCTGACTGAAGGAGGGTTCGCCGGCCGCAGGTTCCTGATCTTTATCAATAACAATTTTTTCTTTTTAAGCGCCACCTGCATAGGGATATTCGCCTCGTTCACCCTGGAGTACTACATCCGGGAGGTTTTCAAACAGCGGAAGACTATTGATGACGATCGTCACAGGATCAAAACGCTCCTTGATACCTACGGCAAGCAGCTTGCCCTGGCGCGCACCATACAGCGGAGCATCATGCCCGATATTCCCCCGCATATTGACAGGGCCCTTGTCACCATGATGTATAAGCCGATGGAGGAGCTGGGGGGAGATTACTATGACTTCATCCCCCTCGGTGAAGGTAAAACGGGATTTTTTATCAGCGACGTAACCGGGCACGGTATTCCCGCGGCCCTGGTGACCACGATGCTGAAAACCGTGGTGAGGTCGACGCGCGAAATAGCATGGGACCCGGGGAATTTCCTCGCCCATCTCAACAGCAGGCTTGCCAATCTCGCATCCGTCGGTTTTGTCACAGCTTGTTACGGCGTCCTCGACATGCCCGCCATGGAGTTCCTGTATGCCCGCGCCGGCCATCCCTTCCCGATTCTGGTGCGGGACGGCAGCGCATCGGCCCTTGAATCGCGGGGAGGATTCATCGGGCCGATGCAGAAGAATAATTTCGAGACGAAATCGGTGTCCCTGAAACCGGGGGACCGGATCCTGTTATACACGGACGGCCTTATTGAAGCGGAGAACGAGAAGGGGGAGTTATTTGAGCACGTTCTCCTGGATAAGATGCCGCAGCATCTTGGCGATGCACAAACCGGGTTTCTCGACGCCATTTATGCGAGTCTCGTTTCATTCAGGGGCGATGATCACTTCGAAGACGACATCTGCATGGTCGGCATAGAAATAACGCGGTAG
- a CDS encoding SpoIIE family protein phosphatase — MKIKLPPVIIAFLLLQTLSLSASIINLDQETIFVRKGFDPQWTDRLPGPGEKEWLAIAAVKGGARNTVLKELPLEGMPKRPFFSLKEYPPENFTFLTSFDMDDAGAPVNEFLGIYFANIGENWSVYLNGHLLRDEIHVNGKGRITAYRHSREVIIPIDPRLIRKGKNILAARIIGDPTNIDSGFHRSTPFVVDSLERLEKLSSEQTTMILSFLYLFFGVYHLFIFIRRRDELFNLYYALFSILLFVYILSRTHGIYDLVSDTTVLHRIEYCSLYALVPLGGAFMDLLLTGAYSRMTKIYGAFYAVLIVITVLPVSNPFAIDILRVWQITVIIPLLYYLFVRMGSKVLEGYRKQYDSIRTVFPPFRAARSFLRTLKSTTAGNLMVGTIILVACSIFDIADSMFWAYDYVLTQYGFFAFTIGITLILANRFLKTHKELEKGNEIAAIEMDLAGNMQKMLLPQVPTGLDRWDIAMSFKPKYGASGDFYDFYCSGGRLQGIAIFDVSGHGVSSALITMMVKPITFRIFNSMPGQKLDAIMNLINEHVSQDLNRLDNFVTSILLRIRDDKVEYVNAGHPDLVRKNVKTGEVRIVDAGGNKFRGEPLGLALNHHLPSVIQFSVEKDDVLLLFTDCILDARNHRKERYDIDRLMQSLAGAPNGTAAEILDHLLATFDSFVKDADLRDDFTVILAKRTG, encoded by the coding sequence ATGAAAATTAAGCTACCTCCGGTAATCATCGCTTTTTTATTGCTCCAGACACTGTCCCTGTCAGCTTCAATTATTAATCTCGACCAGGAAACGATATTCGTTCGAAAAGGCTTTGACCCGCAATGGACCGACAGGCTCCCTGGTCCGGGCGAGAAGGAGTGGCTCGCCATTGCTGCGGTCAAAGGCGGCGCCAGGAACACGGTCCTCAAGGAGCTTCCCCTTGAGGGCATGCCGAAACGGCCCTTCTTTTCCCTGAAAGAGTATCCCCCCGAGAACTTCACCTTTCTGACATCCTTCGACATGGATGACGCAGGCGCGCCGGTGAACGAATTCCTCGGGATCTATTTCGCCAACATCGGGGAGAACTGGTCCGTCTATCTCAACGGCCACCTTCTGCGGGACGAAATCCATGTCAACGGCAAGGGCCGGATAACCGCCTATCGCCACTCGCGGGAGGTGATCATTCCCATCGATCCGCGCCTCATTCGGAAGGGGAAAAACATTCTCGCGGCCAGGATAATCGGAGACCCCACCAACATCGATTCAGGATTTCACCGGAGCACGCCCTTTGTCGTCGATTCCCTGGAGCGTCTTGAAAAATTGAGCTCCGAGCAGACAACCATGATCCTGTCGTTCCTCTACCTGTTTTTCGGGGTCTATCACCTCTTCATCTTCATACGGCGGCGGGACGAGCTGTTCAACCTTTACTACGCGCTCTTTTCCATTCTTCTTTTCGTATACATCCTGTCCCGGACCCACGGGATCTACGACCTCGTCAGCGACACCACCGTCCTGCACCGCATCGAATACTGCTCCCTCTACGCCCTGGTCCCCCTCGGCGGGGCCTTCATGGACCTGCTTCTCACCGGCGCCTACAGCCGCATGACGAAGATCTACGGCGCCTTCTACGCCGTTCTTATCGTGATAACCGTTTTGCCGGTCTCCAATCCCTTCGCCATCGACATCCTGAGGGTGTGGCAGATCACGGTGATCATCCCCCTCCTGTATTACCTCTTTGTCAGGATGGGATCAAAGGTCCTCGAAGGATATAGAAAACAATACGACAGCATCAGGACCGTCTTCCCCCCGTTCCGCGCCGCCAGGTCGTTCCTGAGGACGCTGAAATCGACCACCGCCGGCAACCTCATGGTCGGAACGATCATCCTGGTGGCGTGCTCGATCTTCGACATCGCCGATTCCATGTTCTGGGCCTACGACTACGTCCTCACACAGTACGGATTTTTCGCCTTTACCATCGGGATCACCCTTATCCTTGCCAACCGCTTCCTGAAAACCCACAAGGAGCTGGAAAAGGGCAACGAGATAGCGGCCATTGAAATGGACCTAGCCGGCAACATGCAGAAAATGCTTCTCCCGCAGGTCCCTACGGGCCTGGACAGGTGGGACATCGCCATGTCTTTCAAGCCGAAGTACGGCGCCTCCGGCGACTTCTACGATTTTTACTGTTCAGGGGGCCGCCTGCAGGGAATCGCCATCTTCGACGTGTCAGGCCACGGCGTTTCCTCCGCCCTCATAACCATGATGGTCAAGCCCATTACGTTCAGGATCTTTAACTCGATGCCGGGGCAGAAGCTTGACGCCATCATGAACCTCATCAACGAGCATGTATCCCAGGACCTGAACCGCCTCGACAATTTCGTCACCTCCATCCTGCTGCGCATCAGGGACGACAAGGTGGAATACGTCAACGCCGGCCACCCGGACCTCGTCCGCAAGAACGTCAAAACCGGCGAAGTGCGGATCGTGGACGCCGGGGGAAACAAGTTCCGCGGCGAGCCCCTGGGCCTGGCCCTCAACCATCACCTGCCGTCGGTCATCCAGTTCTCCGTGGAGAAGGATGACGTCCTCCTCCTTTTCACCGACTGCATACTGGACGCGCGAAATCACCGTAAAGAAAGATATGATATCGACCGCCTCATGCAGTCCCTTGCCGGGGCGCCGAACGGCACCGCAGCGGAGATCCTCGACCACCTGCTGGCGACCTTCGATTCCTTCGTGAAGGACGCCGACCTGAGGGACGACTTCACGGTCATCCTGGCGAAGAGGACCGGTTGA